In a single window of the Plasmodium cynomolgi strain B DNA, chromosome 6, whole genome shotgun sequence genome:
- a CDS encoding hypothetical protein (putative): protein FFVLRLFFVLNSYSFFSRKLAMLNNMVHVLFFSFLSVYPYFLVQANWGSFHLLGSRRSKILGGVVLAQLLLIYTRLMCQNNWTFLKKWTDEQFFNRDEVMRALKEDQKTDFYVNLLNQYSFLKRLYLGNNKFYELLLHLHKYKYLLDVISPINSLFYIYIAHSAYYYLNNLSFAGIYISSFSLALFLLNVLSNKIDMYFLTRA from the exons ttttTTGTGTTGCGGTTGTTCTTTGTTTTGAATTCGTATAGCTTTTTTTCTCGGAAGTTGGCCATGCTGAACAATATGGTGCacgtgctttttttttcctttttgtctgtCTACCCCTACTTCCTCGTGCAGGCCAACTGGGGCAGCTTCCACTTGCTCGGCTCGCGCAGAA GCAAAATCCTCGGAGGCGTTGTGCTCGCGCAGCTGCTCCTCATCTACACGCGACTCATGTGCCAGAACAACTGGACCTTCCTCAAGAAGTGGACGGACGAGCAGTTTTTTAACCGAGACGAAGTCATGAGGGCGCTCAAGGAGGACCAGAAGACCGACTTCTACGTCAACCTACTCAACCAGTACAGCTTTCTCAAGAGGCTCTACCTGGGCAACAACAAGTTCTACGAGCTCCTGCTCCACCTACATAAATACAAGTACCTCCTCGATGTCATTTCTCCCATCAATTCGTTGTTCTACATATACATCGCGCACTCGGCCTACTACTACCTGAATAATTTGTCCTTCGCCGGCATTtacatttcttccttttcgctgGCGCTCTTCCTGCTGAACGTTTTATCGAACAAAATCGATATGTACTTCTTGACCCGCGCCTAG
- a CDS encoding hypothetical protein (putative), whose amino-acid sequence MEAPGSILEKSRELSEILIKSFKNEVGSVTYLNECRNRDCSEFYGAFYLVYSDLIDKEKNLSLFKDHLVFLSFCYMNKLLSKHYHGYPQESKVSIRNSFINILFSLPINFNHELDGNTLHLKEKSVEAVKKRFADVFMNPTNLLMRDYLNERDNYLIRFYINSTKNKFAQIFSILCLKNEYFYFRYLYNFLLFFVREFLSRRLSQPGGSGGGSGGGSSGGIGGVGGGSGSVGGGSGSVGGVGSGNDGGYFSTVLHICLNFLREVFYTISNESSSNVQNRQHLNVFRTLIINESNELFEFLSICFYDSLSCRRRGQFELLIECVKELFFFFPAHLFFNHRGGSNSPLKFLLNLLLLRFAGGGSGMGSGVISGGVGSGVGRDGEGGEHPPLSPNQFSVLYSNYLPVSELSCVSPSVQSFLAKLELEEHLLLIFLNIVEYISKINSKTFIQLDERELMHFLESYFNINLNIFDVTSYSYQKLYIRMILNLSSIPISSYLHDKDNKKKCLHMYIINVFKNIYHPDVEILANVLAICKNVFEHNRELIYIKNRDTELASQVFNIHRIDRDSMLDQNNEKLFNQGIQFVVNMEDLKKLFMLLFVRFMKIPLYSDRNCLNKQMMINFVSNFIHEYNEQWFETYFRYVREECMEGDEGEVGGSTSNQGGRSDNTKNFLKHKIFSLFRVLVGLNHEVFTIMVEVFCEFFRFYKNINVVNLCNESMKECKAVVTDGDTEVNEEVISFQLLPPGEKETYLQGIMYLRDSLSKRIIGKSGYEATEMDRKMQQAVTWKGLETNWDRSDRGEEYIEELKKRKERIDLQIHIIKCIQKYGGSPYYEISPECINNLLSCYKEILNGDFIDMCTVSPSFLLFEVKRLQFLSESTYLLHYNKQCAFYMMENLLRNIVQGEAPGGAASSGLAASSGLAASSGVAASSGLAASSGLAASSGLASSPGLASSPGIASSPGVAAGRPDANTSVELKKNYFAIFTSIISNLKHLVTNDMLEKMLSTFLEFKTSTTLFKCNKELCIFLLTLISVLKADDLNDKVIISYLKLVLEELFVFLGDVGKSVPSFESLYEFLFGDERKLEIGYTLFDVLKVAQTYFSVFSFAKVEPRLRSVGGVGSVGGVGGVGAVGGVVAVGAVGGVVAVGEAGRSDEAGVVGGEMLENVRLVENNAFLQISLEFFARVMLVYPGLNEMLRNCRSFEAHPMLCAEVSYFHLSAREREIASLCTRGGISGVGGVGGVGGVGEVGGVGGIRGVGGPPPTRGGGKKFNLTMKSLHENVCSVVKRFITEGYIFMYNDAEKLFLEVLSPAFDYGPYHFMTQNVEQVYLCLSEKLRQQLGERTLTELGAKWCEQIFAQFVLKHYSYFKNNFEHIKTVNEQLKRQADMKEEEYVMYGDLLYDSKQYIFTFLKTCKNAFTIPNEFKNNRGGRSFFCRFYRDDKNETLNTLLVILELLIHGYDCNIVKRTLSLFLDISDSILLLPFESPHFMIYLGILKIILRSFLLFNPPILTLQQRGKDGGQVFNNTSLLKRYEENGGRGRGGDDGRTHGDLYNDSVDVYTGEMNLFVKNDPQELTSYLHVIPSAFIKICKNYFSLQAKVYRLKESGDNTSLDQLLQLDSVKHFVFLFKDVEGSSSFDFRTIVADLFRQNNCDYLRGALVQCRLRAQGGAMSGVP is encoded by the exons ATGGAGGCGCCGGGGAGCATCCTGGAGAAGAGTAGGGAGCTGAGCGAAATTTTGATCAAGTCcttcaaaaatgaagtggGCAGCGTGACTTACCTAAACGAGTGCAGAAATAGAGATTGCTCAGAATTTTACGGAGCTTTTTATTTGGTATACTCAGACCTGATCGATAAGGAAAAGAATTTAAGCCTTTTCAAGGACCACCTGgtgttcctctccttctgttacatgaataaattattatcaaAACACTACCATGGGTACCCACAAGAAAGTAAAGTAAGCATCAGGAACAGTTTTATTAACATCCTGTTTTCTCTGCCCATAAATTTCAATCATGAGTTGGATGGAAACACACTACATCTGAAGGAGAAGTCCGTAGAAGCAGTGAAGAAAAGATTTGCCGATGTTTTTATGAACCCAACTAATTTGTTGATGAGAGACTACTTGAACGAGAGGGATAATTATCTGATTCGATTTTATATAAACTCAACGAAGAATAAGTTCGCTCAGATTTTTAGCATTCTCTGTCTGAAGAATGAGTATTTTTACTTTAGGtatttgtacaattttttgcttttcttcgTGAGGGAGTTTCTGTCTCGACGCTTGTCCCAGCCCGGCGGGAGCGGCGGGGGGAGCGGCGGCGGGAGCAGCGGTGGGattggcggtgttggcggtggGAGCGGCAGCGTTGGCGGTGGGAGCGGCagtgttggcggtgttggcaGCGGAAACGATGGCGGGTACTTCTCCACCGTGCTGCACATCTGCCTGAACTTCCTGAGGGAGGTGTTCTACACCATCAGCAACGAGAGCAGCAGCAACGTCCAGAACAGGCAGCACTTGAACGTTTTCAGGACACTCATAATAAACGAGTCCAATGAGTTGTTCGAGTTTCTTTCCATCTGTTTTTACGACAGCCTCAGTTGTAGGAGGAGGGGGCAGTTCGAGTTGCTCATCGAATGTGTGAAGGagctcttcttcttctttcctgcCCACCTGTTCTTCAACCACCGGGGGGGCAGCAACTCCCCGCTGAAGTTCCTCTTAAATTTGCTCCTTTTGCGCTTcgcggggggggggagcggcatgGGAAGCGGCGTGATAAGCGGCGGAGTGGGAAGCGGAGTGGGACGCGACGGCGAGGGAGGGGAGCACCCCCCCCTGTCGCCGAACCAATTCAGCGTGCTGTACAGCAACTACCTCCCCGTGAGCGAACTCAGCTGTGTGTCGCCCAGCGTGCAGTCCTTCCTAGCAAAACTGGAGCTGGAGGAACACCTCCTCCTGATCTTCCTCAACATCGTCGAATACATTTCTAAAATAAACAGCAAGACGTTTATCCAGCTGGACGAAAGAGAGTTAATGCATTTTCTTGAAAGCTACTTCAACATAAATCTCAACATCTTCGACGTGACTAGCTACTCCTATCAGAAGCTCTACATCCGTATGATACTAAATTTATCGTCTATCCCCATCTCAAGTTACCTGCACGATAAAgacaacaaaaagaaatgcctgcacatgtacataattaatgtgttcaaaaatatttaccacCCAGATGTAGAGATTCTAGCCAATGTGCTAgccatttgcaaaaatgtatttgaACACAACAGAGAGTTGATTTACATAAAGAATAGGGATACTGAATTAGCTAGTCAGGTATTTAACATCCACAGGATAGACAGAGATAGTATGCTAGATCAAAATAACGAGAAGTTATTCAATCAGGGGATACAGTTTGTTGTTAATATGGAAGACTTGAAAAAACTCTTTATGTTATTATTCGTTCGTTTTATGAAAATACCGTTGTACTCTGATCGGAACTGCTTGAATAAACAAATGATGATAAATTTTGTGAGTAATTTTATTCATGAGTATAATGAGCAGTGGTTTGAGACTTACTTCCGTTACGTTCGGGAGGAGTGTATGGAGGGAGATGAAGGGGAGGTGGGTGGGAGTACTTCCAATCAAGGTGGACGTAGTGACAACacgaaaaattttttaaagcataagattttctccctttttcgtgTTCTGGTGGGACTTAACCATGAAGTGTTCACTATCATGGTTGAAGTTTTTTGTGAGTTTTTCCGATTTTACAAGAACATCAATGTTGTGAATTTATGCAATGAATCGATGAAG GAGTGCAAAGCGGTGGTGACTGATGGAGATACAGAAGTGAACGAGGAAGTTATCTCTTTTCAGCTTCTACCCCCTGGAGAGAAGGAGACCTACTTACAAGGGATAATGTACTTGAGGGATTCCCTATCGAAGCGAATTATCGGAAAAAGTGGATACGAAGCAACAGAGATGGATAGGAAAATGCAACAGGCGGTCACTTGGAAGGGACTAGAAACGAATTGGGACCGTTCCGATCGGGGAGAAGAATACATAGAGGAGTtaaagaagaggaaggaaaggaTCGACCTACAGATACACATAATAAAGTGCATTCAGAAGTATGGAGGTTCTCCCTATTATGAAATTAGCCCAGAATGTATCAATAATCTGCTAAGTTGCTATAAGGAAATTTTGAATGGAGATTTCATCGACATGTGCACGGTGTCGCCCagctttctccttttcgaagTGAAGAGACTGCAGTTCCTCTCCGAGAGCACCTACCTGCTGCACTACAATAAGCAGTGCGCCTTTTACATGATGGAGAACTTGCTGCGAAACATCGTCCAGGGGGAGGCGCCAGGGGGAGCGGCCTCGTCAGGGTTGGCAGCCTCGTCAGGGTTAGCGGCCTCGTCAGGGGTGGCGGCCTCGTCAGGGTTAGCGGCCTCGTCAGGGTTGGCGGCCTCGTCAGGGTTGGCATCCTCTCCAGGGTTAGCCTCCTCGCCAGGGATAGCCTCCTCGCCAGGGGTGGCGGCCGGCCGACCCGACGCCAACACCTCGGTggagctaaaaaaaaattacttcgcCATCTTCACGTCCATCATCTCAAACTTGAAGCATCTAGTGACCAACGACATGCTGGAGAAAATGCTAAGCACCTTCCTCGAGTTTAAGACGAGTACCACTCTCTTTAAGTGTAACAAAGaactgtgcatatttttactgaCTCTCATTTCTGTGTTGAAGGCAGATGACCTGAATGATAAGGTGATCATATCGTACTTGAAACTGGTCCTGGAGGAGCTGTTTGTATTCCTTGGCGATGTTGGTAAGAGCGTGCCATCATTTGAGAGCTTATATGAGTTTCTGTTTGGGGACGAGAGGAAATTGGAGATAGGATATACCCTCTTCGATGTGCTCAAGGTTGCGCAGACGTACTTCTCCGTGTTTTCCTTCGCCAAGGTGGAACCTCGTCTTCGCTCAGTTGGCGGCGTTGGCTCAgttggcggcgttggcggcgttggcgCAGTTGGCGGCGTTGTAGCAGTTGGCGCAGTTGGCGGCGTTGTAGCAGTTGGCGAAGCTGGCCGAAGTGACGAAGCTGGCGTGGTTGGCGGGGAGATGCTGGAGAACGTGCGGCTGGTGGAGAATAACGCCTTCCTGCAAATCAGTTTGGAGTTCTTCGCGAGGGTGATGCTTGTGTACCCGGGGCTGAACGAGATGCTGAGAAACTGCAGATCGTTTGAGGCCCACCCCATGCTGTGCGCAGAGGTGAGTTACTTCCACCTGAGTGCGAGGGAGCGCGAGATAGCGAGTTTGTGCACACGGGGGGGCATTAGCGGtgttggcggcgttggcggagttggcggtgttggcgaagttggcggcgttggcgGCATTAGGGGGGTTGGGGGGCCCCCCCCCACGAGGGGAGGTGGGAAGAAGTTCAACCTGACGATGAAGTCGCTGCACGAAAACGTGTGCAGCGTGGTGAAGCGGTTCATCACCGAAgggtatatatttatgtacaatGATGCGGAGAAGCTGTTCCTAGAGGTGCTATCCCCCGCATTCGACTACGGCCCGTACCACTTCATGACTCAAAACGTGGAGCAGGTGTACCTCTGTCTGAGCGAGAAGCTAAGGCAGCAGCTTGGAGAGAGAACCCTAACAGAGTTAGGAGCCAAATGGTGTGAACAAATATTCGCACAGTTTGTATTAAAGCATTACAGTTATTTTAAGAACAACTTCGAGCATATTAAGACAGTAAATGAACAGCTGAAGAGACAAGCAGATATGAAAGAGGAGGAGTATGTCATGTATGGTGACCTACTGTATGATAGTaagcaatatatttttacctttttaaaaacatgcaAGAACGCGTTTACAATTCCAAACGAATTCAAGAATAATCGAGGTGGTAGATCCTTTTTCTGTCGTTTTTATCGcgatgacaaaaatgaaacgctGAACACATTGCTTGTAATTTTGGAGTTACTCATTCATGGTTACGATTGTAACATCGTGAAAAGGACGCTAAGTTTATTTCTGGATATTTCAGATTCGATTCTGTTGCTTCCTTTTGAGTCTCCTCATTTTATGATATACCTGGGGATtctgaaaattattttgcgaTCCTTCTTGTTGTTCAACCCGCCCATATTGACTCTGCAGCAGAGGGGGAAGGATGGAGGTCAGGTCTTTAACAATACGAGTCTGTTGAAGCGATACGAAGAGAATGGAGGTagggggagaggaggagaTGATGGTCGCACCCATGGGGACCTCTATAATGACTCCGTCGATGTCTACACAGGAGAGATGAACCTTTTTGTAAAGAACGATCCACAAGAGTTAACCTCATACCTACATGTCATCCCTTCtgcttttattaaaatttgcaAGAATTACTTCTCCTTGCAAGCGAAGGTGTACCGACTGAAGGAGAGTGGAGACAACACTTCCTTAGATCAGTTGCTCCAGTTGGACAGTGTAAAGcactttgtttttctcttcaagGATGTGGAGGGCTCCTCCTCGTTTGATTTCCGCACCATCGTTGCTGACTTGTTCCGGCAGAACAACTGCGACTATTTGAGGGGCGCGCTCGTGCAGTGCCGCCTCCGCGCCCAGGGGGGAGCCATGAGTGGTGTGCCATGA
- a CDS encoding hypothetical protein (putative), protein MVHKIKQHRRKNLKTNFNLFMHLINEVISKLYFPVNNVLLMGDNRTDLTDIYKTVRRKYNIHDVLSKVQNLTQKKDVYEHYRAYLLYKYKTTYSVCDELFKTHQMGDNINIFNFKNFYNTDFGGDKFSVIRAGEGDEQEEGADGANGEEKADGVDGMGGAEAPAEETPLERAKRIAREKKQKLMESRIKII, encoded by the exons ATggtacacaaaataaaacaacatcgtagaaaaaatttaaaaacaaactTCAACCTTTTTATGCACTTAATAAATGAAGTCATCTCCAAATTATATTTCCCCGTGAATAATGTTTTACTTATGGGGGACAACAGGACGGACTTGACAGATATTTACAAAACGGTTCGACGTAAATACAACATACATGATGTACTCTCCAAGGTGCAAAATCTCACTCAGAAGAAAGACGTTTATGAACACTATCGCGCCTACTTGCTTTATAAGTATAAGACCACCTACTCCGTTTGTGACGAGCTTTTTAAGACGCACCAAATGGGGGACAACATAAATAtcttcaattttaaaaatttttacaatacgGACTTTGGGGGGGATAAGTTTTCCGTCATACGGGCTGGGGAAGGGGACGAACAGGAGGAGGGAGCAGACGGTGCAAACGGGGAGGAAAAAGCGGACGGAGTTGATGGAATGGGTGGA GCCGAGGCCCCGGCTGAGGAGACGCCCCTCGAGCGGGCCAAGCGGATCGCCCgcgagaagaagcagaagctcATGGAAAGCAGAATTAAGATTATATGA